The segment ATCGGCACCGCCGCGCTAGAGAACCCGGAGCTGGTCCGCGAAGCCGCTCGCGCGCATCCCGGCCAGATCGTCGTCGCGGTGGACGCGCGCGACGGCATGGTCGCGACGCATGGCTGGGCCGATGTGTCGGACGTCAGCGTGGTCGACCTCGCCCGCCGCTTCGAGGATGCCGGCGTCGCTGCGCTGCTGTTCACCGATGTCGGCCGCGACGGGCTGCTCAAGGGCTGCAATGTCGAGGCGACCGTGGCGCTCGCCCGCGCCGTGTCGATCCCGGTGATCGCCAGCGGCGGCGTCACCGACATCCACGACATCCATGCGCTGCGCGGCCATGTCGACGATGGCATCGAAGGCGTGATCTCGGGCCGCGCGCTCTATGACGGCCGGCTCGACCTCGCCGAGGCGATCGAGGCCGGGCGATGACCGTCCGCGCCCGCGTCATCCCCTGCCTCGACGTGGCGAACGGCCGCGTCGTCAAGGGCGTCAATTTCGTCGAGCTGCGCGACGCCGGCGATCCGGTCGAGCAGGCCCGCGCCTATGACGCAGCCGGCGCCGACGAGCTCTGCTTCCTCGACATCACCGCCAGCCACGAAGCGCGCGGCACGATCCTCGACGTGGTGCGCCGCACCGCCGAGGTGTGTTTCATGCCGCTCACCGTCGGCGGCGGCGTGCGCAGCGTCGAAGATGCCCGCGCGCTGCTGCTGGCCGGCGCGGACAAGGTCGCGGTGAACAGCGCGGCAGTGTCGCGGCCGGAAGTGGTCGCCGAGATCGCCGACCGCATGGGCAGCCAGTGCGTCGTCGCCTCGGTCGACGCGCGGCGGACCGGCGACGGGCGCTGGGAGGTGTTCACCCATGGCGGCCGCCGCGAGACCGGCATCGACGCGGTCGAGCACGCGCTGCGCCTCGCCGAGCTGGGCGCGGGCGAGCTGCTCGTCACCTCGATGGACCGCGACGGCACCCGCGACGGCTATGACCTCGACCTGATCCGCACCATCGCCGACCAGGTGACGGTGCCGGTGGTCGCCTCGGGCGGCGTCGGCGGGCTCGACGATCTGGTGGCGGGTATCCGCGACGGCCATGCCTCGGCGGTGCTGGCGGCGTCGATCTTCCACTTCGGCCAGGCGACGATCGCGGAGGCGCATGCCGCGCTGGCGGCGGCGGGGATTCCGGTTCGGGGTTAGGCGGCACGTCCACTTCCGCCCAATACCCGCGGCTAAATCATCTGGACTGTAATCCACCAAGCGGACATTCTGCCGTGGTGACCAACGGCCCTTCGCAGATGAAAATTTGGCTTTTCCGGCTGACTACCGCCGTTTGGCTGGCAACAGCAATTCCGATCTGCTTGCTTAGCGCCTTCCTTTTAGAGCTTCCTCTGTGGCCCAAGTTTAATGACGAAAGCACGCCTGAGGGAATCGCGCTTTGGGCGGCCATCGCAGCGTTTTTCTACATCACACCAGTGGTGTTGATCATCATCGGTCGTCGCTGGAATGGACGGTCTGCTTCAAGAACGAAAGCCCCTAAGCAGATTGGCAGCTAACCACCCAATCCCTGACATACCCCGGCTACACCGCCGTCGGCCGGCTCAGCACATACCAGGCGCATCCCAGCATCGCCGCCGCTACCCCGGCCGCCAGCCAAGGCCCCGGCCGCGCACCCCAGGCGAACAGACCGTAGCCGAGCGCCATGCCCGCACATGCCATCGCCTTGCCCTTGCGCGGGATCGCGCCCTGTTGGCGCCAGGCGACCAGCGTGGGCCCGAATCGCGGATGGTCGAGCAGCCAGGCCTCCAGCTGCGGCGAGGAGCGGGCGAAGCAACCGGCGGCGAGGATCAGGAAGATCGTCGTCGGCATCAGCGGCAGCAGCGCGCCGATAAAGCCCAGCGCCACGAACACGAGCCCCAGCACCAGCCACAAGGGTCGCGAGAGCCGCCCCTGCCCTGCCCCCGATTCGCGCTCCTGCACCATCGTCATCCTGCCCTGCTGCCGCGAATCGCTCGCAGCTACCATAAGGGAAGCCCCGCAATCCCGCGCCCCAGGATTGACAGCGCCGCACGGCTCCCGCAGCCGGAAACCATGGCCGACCTTCTCGACACGCTCGAACAGACCATCCGCGATCGCCGCACCGGCGACCCTTCGACCAGCTATGTTGCCAAGCTCACCGCCCGCGGCCGCGCCAAGATCGCGCAGAAGCTGGGCGAGGAAGCCACCGAGGCGGTGATCGCCGCGATCCAGGACGATCGCGCGGAGGTCGTGAAGGAATCGGCGGACCTGCTCTTCCACCTGCTCGTGCTGCTGGCGGACATGGGGCTAAGCCTCGACGACGTCCGCGCCGAGCTGGCGCGGCGCGAGGGGGCGTCCGGCATCGCCGAAAAGGCGGCGCGGGGGGCCTAGGCACTTCCCTCCCCTCGATCCTCCCCTGTAAGGGGAGGTGGCAGGCCGCAGGCCTGACGGAGGGGTGTCCCCGCTGAGGTTGGGGGACTGCAATCCAAGCGGTTACACCCCTCCGTCGCGCTGCGCGCGCCACCTCCCCTTGCAGGGGAGGATCTTGTGACGGAGCCCATCAATGCCGATCGACCCTACCCAGCCCTATGACGACCAGAACATCTTCGCCAGGATCCTGCGCCGCGAGATCCCCGCGAAGACGGTGTACGAAGACGACCACGCCCTCGCCTTCCACGACATCGCCCCCCAGGCGCCGCATCATATCCTGGTGATCCCCAAGGGCGCCTATGTGAGCTGGGACGATTTCTCGGCCCGCGCCTCCGAGGCCGAGATCGCCGGCTTTGTCCGCGCGATCGGCAAGGTCGCCCGCGACGGCGGGTTCGTTGAGCCCGGCTACCGGCTGCTCGCCAATACCGGCCTCGACGCCGGGCAGGAAGTGCCACACCTCCACGTCCATCTCTTCGCGGGTCAGCCGCTCGGGCCGATGCTCGCGCGGTAATTGCGCCGAGACGCAACATTGTTTCGCGTTCGTACGCGGTAAGGGATTGCACGGGGCGCGTTTGGGGTTAGGCTCGCGCCTTTACCAATTGGGGGCGGCGCGACGCTCGCCGCATATGGGGATCACGCAATGATATTCGGGCGCGTAAAGCCTCTCGATGCCATTCTCGCTACAGCCGAAAAGAAATCGCTCCACCGCTCGCTGGGGGCCTTCCAGCTGACCATGCTGGGCATCGGCGCGGTGATCGGCACCGGCATCTTCGTGCTGACCGCCGAGGCGGCCCAGAAGGCCGGGCCGGGCATGATGGTCTCGTTCGTCATCGCCGGGTTCGTCTGCGCCGTCGCGG is part of the Sphingomonas sp. genome and harbors:
- the hisF gene encoding imidazole glycerol phosphate synthase subunit HisF gives rise to the protein MTVRARVIPCLDVANGRVVKGVNFVELRDAGDPVEQARAYDAAGADELCFLDITASHEARGTILDVVRRTAEVCFMPLTVGGGVRSVEDARALLLAGADKVAVNSAAVSRPEVVAEIADRMGSQCVVASVDARRTGDGRWEVFTHGGRRETGIDAVEHALRLAELGAGELLVTSMDRDGTRDGYDLDLIRTIADQVTVPVVASGGVGGLDDLVAGIRDGHASAVLAASIFHFGQATIAEAHAALAAAGIPVRG
- the hisA gene encoding 1-(5-phosphoribosyl)-5-[(5-phosphoribosylamino)methylideneamino]imidazole-4-carboxamide isomerase; protein product: MTLHIFPAIDLKAGQVVRLAEGDMARATVYGDDPAAQAALFAEAGAEWLHVVDLDGAFAGESVNGLAVANILAKTPAKVQLGGGIRNRESIHRWLDMGVTRVVIGTAALENPELVREAARAHPGQIVVAVDARDGMVATHGWADVSDVSVVDLARRFEDAGVAALLFTDVGRDGLLKGCNVEATVALARAVSIPVIASGGVTDIHDIHALRGHVDDGIEGVISGRALYDGRLDLAEAIEAGR
- a CDS encoding phosphoribosyl-ATP diphosphatase; this translates as MADLLDTLEQTIRDRRTGDPSTSYVAKLTARGRAKIAQKLGEEATEAVIAAIQDDRAEVVKESADLLFHLLVLLADMGLSLDDVRAELARREGASGIAEKAARGA
- a CDS encoding histidine triad nucleotide-binding protein, yielding MPIDPTQPYDDQNIFARILRREIPAKTVYEDDHALAFHDIAPQAPHHILVIPKGAYVSWDDFSARASEAEIAGFVRAIGKVARDGGFVEPGYRLLANTGLDAGQEVPHLHVHLFAGQPLGPMLAR
- a CDS encoding YbaN family protein, which produces MVQERESGAGQGRLSRPLWLVLGLVFVALGFIGALLPLMPTTIFLILAAGCFARSSPQLEAWLLDHPRFGPTLVAWRQQGAIPRKGKAMACAGMALGYGLFAWGARPGPWLAAGVAAAMLGCAWYVLSRPTAV